One genomic segment of Lysobacter sp. 5GHs7-4 includes these proteins:
- a CDS encoding S8 family peptidase yields the protein MLPLGVSQAQTMAPLINEHAPKRIPGQYIVVFKQGIAVKSVQTSQDRVRALGGKIGHTYTAALRGFSATLPDNAVRSLRQNPEVAYIEVDQVGDLNVIQLNPPAGLDRTSERLLPLDSRYTYSETGNNVHVYVIDTGIRPTHNEMVGRVSGGTNTMNLAAGTNDCHGHGTHVAGTIGGTTFGIAKQALLHPVRAGDCANTYLAPVIAAVDWVTANRVLPAVANLSSGFSPSPTLDTAIANSVASGVTYSVAAGNNNGDACNISPARAPSAITVGAITPTNDTRAGFSNWGTCVDLFAPGVNTLSAGIANDAATAVMSGTSMAAPHVAGVAARYLQIHPASTPAAVWAALHNANNTAATPGWPGVINRGAGSPNEQLHYGSLNDGFNDGDPHITTVNGLYYDFQPGGEFVALMGGMGMEVQTRQTVVPSAPWVSVNTAIAARVGSYRVTWVPNLSGVPDPSGLQLRVNGTLVSPGPGGIGLGVGGRVSKYGSNGIQIDFPDGTTLIATSNWWPNQSQWYINVRAYHTPATEGIMGVLTQGEWTRPGFVDSWRVTDKTTLFDYAKEDSTGNYRKDPFPEDKIPPMKPENVELARRVCEPLQDRKIRGDCEFDVGTTGDEIFAKSAQESQSVQRGGTKTSLGANGKGDGVILTATVARLARGQETPVGAVRLMADGKDIAEPAKLDKTGRADWTVSAESIKGLSVIAVYVPPRDSEFLASTSGALEYGREAKRIATDPLADPVYRRLSK from the coding sequence TTGCTGCCCTTGGGCGTCAGCCAGGCCCAGACGATGGCGCCGTTGATCAACGAGCACGCGCCCAAGCGCATTCCCGGTCAGTACATCGTGGTCTTCAAGCAAGGCATCGCCGTCAAGTCGGTGCAGACCTCGCAGGACCGCGTGCGCGCGCTGGGCGGCAAGATCGGCCACACCTACACCGCCGCCTTGCGCGGCTTCAGCGCGACGCTGCCGGACAACGCGGTGCGCAGCCTGCGCCAAAACCCGGAGGTCGCCTACATCGAGGTCGACCAGGTCGGCGATCTCAACGTCATCCAGCTCAACCCGCCGGCGGGCCTGGATCGCACCAGCGAACGTCTGTTGCCGCTGGACTCGCGCTACACGTACAGCGAAACCGGCAACAACGTGCACGTGTACGTCATCGACACCGGCATCCGGCCGACCCACAACGAAATGGTCGGGCGCGTGTCGGGCGGCACCAATACCATGAACCTGGCCGCCGGCACCAACGACTGCCACGGTCACGGCACCCACGTCGCCGGCACCATCGGAGGCACCACCTTCGGCATCGCCAAGCAGGCCCTGCTGCATCCGGTGCGCGCGGGCGACTGCGCCAACACCTACCTGGCGCCGGTGATCGCGGCGGTGGACTGGGTCACGGCCAACCGCGTGCTGCCCGCGGTCGCCAACCTGAGTTCGGGTTTCTCGCCCAGTCCTACCCTGGACACGGCGATCGCCAACTCGGTCGCCTCCGGCGTGACCTACTCGGTCGCGGCCGGCAACAACAACGGCGACGCCTGCAACATCTCCCCGGCGCGCGCGCCGTCGGCGATCACCGTGGGCGCGATCACCCCGACCAACGACACCCGTGCCGGCTTCTCCAACTGGGGCACCTGTGTCGATCTGTTCGCACCGGGCGTGAACACGCTGTCGGCCGGCATCGCCAACGACGCTGCGACGGCGGTGATGTCGGGCACGTCGATGGCGGCCCCGCACGTGGCCGGCGTGGCCGCACGCTATCTGCAGATCCATCCGGCATCGACGCCGGCGGCGGTCTGGGCGGCGCTGCATAACGCCAACAACACGGCGGCCACGCCGGGTTGGCCCGGCGTGATCAATCGCGGCGCGGGTTCGCCGAACGAGCAGCTGCACTACGGTTCGCTCAACGACGGCTTCAATGATGGCGACCCACACATCACCACCGTCAACGGCCTGTATTACGACTTCCAGCCCGGCGGCGAGTTCGTCGCCTTGATGGGCGGCATGGGCATGGAAGTGCAGACGCGGCAGACCGTGGTGCCCAGTGCGCCGTGGGTCAGCGTCAACACCGCCATCGCCGCGCGCGTGGGCAGCTACCGCGTCACCTGGGTGCCCAACCTCAGCGGCGTGCCGGACCCCAGCGGCCTGCAACTGCGCGTCAACGGCACCCTGGTCAGCCCCGGTCCCGGCGGCATCGGCCTGGGCGTGGGCGGCCGCGTCAGCAAGTACGGCAGCAACGGCATCCAGATCGACTTCCCCGACGGCACCACGCTGATCGCGACCTCGAACTGGTGGCCCAACCAGAGCCAGTGGTACATCAACGTGCGTGCGTACCACACGCCCGCCACCGAAGGCATCATGGGCGTGCTGACGCAGGGCGAATGGACCCGCCCGGGCTTCGTCGATTCCTGGCGCGTGACCGACAAGACCACGCTGTTCGACTATGCCAAGGAAGACTCGACCGGCAACTACCGCAAGGATCCCTTCCCGGAAGACAAGATCCCGCCGATGAAGCCCGAGAACGTCGAGCTGGCGCGTCGCGTTTGCGAACCGCTGCAGGACCGCAAGATCCGTGGCGACTGCGAGTTCGACGTCGGCACCACCGGCGACGAGATCTTCGCCAAGAGCGCGCAAGAGAGTCAGAGCGTGCAGCGCGGCGGCACCAAGACCTCGCTGGGCGCCAACGGCAAGGGCGACGGCGTGATCCTGACCGCCACCGTCGCGCGTCTGGCGCGCGGCCAGGAAACCCCGGTGGGCGCGGTGCGCCTGATGGCCGACGGCAAGGACATCGCCGAACCGGCCAAGCTGGACAAGACCGGCCGCGCCGACTGGACCGTGTCGGCCGAGTCCATTAAGGGTCTGAGCGTGATCGCCGTGTACGTACCGCCGCGGGACAGCGAGTTCCTGGCCAGCACCAGCGGCGCGTTGGAGTATGGCCGCGAGGCCAAGCGCATCGCGACCGATCCGCTGGCCGATCCGGTTTATCGGCGGCTGTCGAAGTGA
- a CDS encoding peptidoglycan recognition family protein, translated as MTQPPEVRLPSDPLHPDHEMYQRVLTGVQDLRRWTPEQNANLAAALYADIRSEQPHMLARDIGQIVAGDPAAPQPSVFALPRAGYHTHNPDPAAMRFSASVDATSRPAQESLAPFGRETTIGRDGYLTDAGITRTPVAQIEHGVMAQVNGIVLHRTDSTTAASTLNGWRTGAAGTGAHFLIDKDGTIHQTVSVDRQAWHIGPIRSRGEVEGTITPEDQREITAARGGVAEWRRSAVQAVHGIESTRPYPERYPTNGDSVGIEVVGDYNERTRTWDPPTAAQTASIQRLVGSLQQNFGLNDHDVYQHDVISRKTAGEGAGLYTPAAPAVPAPTPTAPGLPAAPSGPSR; from the coding sequence ATGACCCAGCCGCCCGAAGTTCGCCTGCCCAGCGACCCGCTGCACCCCGATCACGAGATGTACCAGCGCGTGCTGACCGGCGTGCAGGATCTGCGGCGCTGGACGCCCGAGCAGAACGCCAACCTGGCCGCGGCGCTGTACGCGGACATCCGCAGCGAACAGCCGCATATGCTGGCGCGCGATATCGGCCAGATCGTGGCCGGCGATCCGGCCGCGCCGCAGCCGTCGGTATTCGCCCTGCCCAGGGCGGGCTACCACACGCACAATCCCGATCCGGCGGCGATGCGCTTCAGCGCTTCGGTGGACGCCACCTCACGCCCCGCGCAGGAATCGCTGGCGCCGTTCGGCCGCGAAACCACCATCGGCCGCGACGGCTATCTGACCGATGCCGGCATCACGCGCACCCCGGTGGCGCAGATCGAGCACGGCGTCATGGCCCAAGTGAACGGCATCGTCCTGCACCGCACCGATTCCACCACCGCCGCGAGCACGTTGAACGGTTGGCGCACCGGCGCGGCGGGAACGGGCGCGCATTTCCTGATCGACAAGGACGGCACCATCCACCAAACGGTGAGCGTGGATCGTCAGGCCTGGCATATCGGTCCGATCCGTTCGCGCGGCGAGGTCGAGGGCACGATCACGCCCGAGGACCAGCGCGAGATCACCGCCGCCCGTGGCGGTGTCGCGGAGTGGCGCAGGAGCGCGGTGCAGGCGGTGCACGGCATCGAATCCACGCGCCCCTATCCCGAGCGCTATCCCACCAATGGCGACAGCGTCGGCATCGAGGTGGTGGGCGATTACAACGAGCGCACGCGCACCTGGGATCCGCCGACGGCGGCGCAGACCGCGTCTATCCAGCGGCTGGTGGGCTCCCTGCAGCAGAATTTCGGATTGAACGACCATGATGTGTACCAACACGATGTCATCTCGCGCAAAACCGCGGGCGAGGGCGCGGGCCTGTATACGCCTGCCGCGCCGGCTGTTCCTGCTCCCACTCCCACTGCTCCTGGCCTGCCAGCCGCACCCTCGGGCCCCAGCCGATAG
- a CDS encoding DinB family protein: MSIATLQSLFGYKAWANAELFALLASVPATHADRVHACIRTLNHVYVADCIFRAHLSGAPRPFDATNTQDTPSLQQLQADVQASDAWYLDYVFGLNESSAAEVLDFQFTDGDRGRMSREEMLLHVVTHGGYHRGNVGERLDAIGIAPPRDLYTKFLHLSEPERRGD; encoded by the coding sequence ATGAGCATCGCCACGCTGCAATCTCTGTTCGGCTACAAGGCCTGGGCCAATGCCGAGTTGTTCGCACTGCTGGCCTCGGTGCCGGCGACGCATGCCGACCGCGTGCATGCCTGCATCCGCACGCTCAACCACGTCTACGTCGCCGACTGCATCTTCCGCGCCCATCTCAGCGGCGCGCCGCGACCGTTCGACGCGACCAACACCCAGGACACGCCAAGTCTGCAGCAGTTGCAGGCCGACGTGCAGGCATCGGATGCGTGGTATCTGGATTACGTGTTCGGGCTGAACGAGTCGTCGGCGGCCGAAGTGCTGGATTTCCAGTTCACCGACGGCGATCGCGGCCGCATGTCGCGCGAGGAAATGTTGCTGCACGTGGTGACCCACGGCGGCTACCACCGCGGTAACGTGGGCGAGCGCCTGGACGCGATCGGCATCGCGCCGCCGCGCGACCTGTACACCAAGTTCCTGCATCTGAGCGAGCCAGAACGTCGCGGCGACTGA